One Candidatus Korarchaeum sp. DNA segment encodes these proteins:
- a CDS encoding class II SORL domain-containing protein produces MEMFRTQDWKTEKHVPVIEVVERKENLVTVRVTVGKEIPHPNTTEHHIRWISLYFWPENDPYPFEIGRTDFNAHGESVQGPNTSGVYTEPITYFIFKVAKPGKLIAFSYCNIHGLWKNEEDLKL; encoded by the coding sequence ATGGAGATGTTCAGGACCCAGGACTGGAAGACGGAGAAGCACGTTCCCGTGATAGAGGTTGTGGAGAGGAAGGAGAACCTGGTGACGGTTCGCGTCACCGTGGGCAAGGAGATACCGCATCCCAACACCACTGAGCACCACATAAGGTGGATATCCCTCTACTTCTGGCCAGAGAACGATCCCTACCCATTCGAGATAGGGAGAACTGACTTCAACGCCCACGGGGAATCAGTTCAAGGGCCCAACACCAGCGGGGTCTACACGGAACCCATAACCTACTTCATCTTCAAGGTAGCTAAGCCCGGGAAACTCATAGCTTTCAGCTACTGCAACATACATGGCCTGTGGAAGAACGAGGAGGATCTTAAGCTCTGA
- a CDS encoding anion permease: METKRVIYGLITILVGLILWFLPPPAGVDVNGWHLLAIFIAVILGLILRPLPQGAIVIIGVAVTALTGVLKLGDALSGFADSTVWLIFTAYMFARAFLKTRLGERIAYHFIRALGRRTLFLGYSISLTDLVLAPAMPSNTARAGGVLYPIVRSICRAYDSEPGPTAKKVGKFLIFNEYHTTLVTGAMFLTGMAANPLLAQLASQTIKVTVTWTSWLIGALAPGIITFLLVPLLIYLLMRPEVKVSEEAPKLAGEKLREMGPATRQEKVLAVIFLIVLALWILGDRMNLSATVTALAGLALMLIFGVLGWEDVLGEKGGWDALIWFGGLVSMATGLNKLGVIKWIADSSKGLVAGWEWLAAFFVLAMIYYYVHYLMASMTAHVAAFFPAFAAVMVSVGAPPLFVALVLGYLTNLMAATTHYGTGPAPIYFGSGYLDIKEWWGYGFLLSVIYILLWFGIGLPYWKLLGLW; the protein is encoded by the coding sequence ATGGAGACCAAGAGAGTGATTTACGGTCTGATAACGATCCTTGTGGGTCTTATCCTCTGGTTCCTACCACCACCTGCGGGAGTCGATGTCAATGGATGGCACCTCCTGGCCATATTCATCGCGGTCATATTGGGATTGATCTTGAGGCCTTTGCCTCAAGGAGCTATCGTCATCATAGGTGTAGCCGTAACAGCGCTCACGGGTGTCTTGAAGTTAGGAGATGCTCTTTCGGGTTTCGCTGACTCTACAGTATGGCTCATCTTCACAGCTTATATGTTCGCTAGAGCTTTTCTAAAAACGAGACTGGGTGAGAGGATCGCTTACCACTTCATAAGGGCTTTAGGGAGGAGGACACTCTTCTTAGGTTACTCAATCTCGCTCACGGATCTCGTATTAGCACCTGCAATGCCCAGTAACACAGCAAGGGCTGGAGGAGTCCTCTACCCTATAGTGAGGAGCATCTGCCGCGCTTATGACTCTGAACCGGGTCCGACAGCGAAGAAGGTAGGTAAGTTCCTCATATTCAATGAGTACCATACCACGCTAGTAACAGGCGCTATGTTCCTCACGGGAATGGCTGCCAACCCACTCCTAGCCCAGCTGGCATCGCAAACGATAAAAGTGACAGTTACATGGACTTCCTGGCTCATCGGAGCTCTAGCGCCTGGGATAATAACTTTCCTACTGGTTCCTCTCCTCATCTACCTACTGATGAGGCCTGAGGTTAAGGTGAGCGAGGAAGCGCCTAAGCTCGCTGGGGAGAAGCTCAGGGAGATGGGTCCTGCGACTAGACAGGAGAAGGTTCTAGCAGTGATATTTCTGATAGTGCTAGCCCTCTGGATATTAGGGGATAGGATGAACCTCAGTGCCACTGTCACTGCTCTAGCAGGGCTTGCCCTGATGCTGATCTTCGGAGTGCTCGGATGGGAGGACGTGTTAGGTGAGAAAGGTGGCTGGGATGCCTTGATATGGTTCGGTGGCTTGGTATCGATGGCCACGGGACTGAACAAACTTGGAGTCATAAAGTGGATAGCCGACTCATCGAAGGGCCTAGTTGCTGGCTGGGAATGGCTAGCAGCTTTCTTCGTCCTCGCTATGATCTACTACTACGTGCACTACTTAATGGCTAGCATGACAGCACACGTTGCAGCTTTCTTCCCAGCTTTCGCTGCGGTGATGGTCAGCGTGGGAGCCCCGCCCCTCTTCGTGGCTCTCGTCCTGGGGTACCTTACTAACCTGATGGCGGCCACCACCCACTACGGAACGGGACCTGCTCCGATCTACTTCGGCTCGGGCTACTTGGACATAAAGGAGTGGTGGGGCTACGGATTCCTACTATCGGTGATATACATCCTCCTCTGGTTCGGGATAGGGCTTCCTTACTGGAAGCTCCTAGGCCTCTGGTAA
- a CDS encoding histone deacetylase family protein, protein MPELSLIVPSKHELHAPPLYHPERPERIDIAIGGLREAGFDLSVMHPELRGPDILTKVHEGAYVDHIKRACERGQVYLDPDTYVTEHSFEVALEAACCAYDAAESIAEGEELAISLARPPGHHAGRSGRAMGCQTLGFCLFNNAGVAAARLLERGIRPVMILDFDLHHGNGTQEMFWYNPEVVHVDLHDAYEYPGTGWPEDLGGGAAKGTKVNVPILPESKDDEYAFILERVMLPLISHFKPRAFVISAGFDAHLGEGMGYLNLSPSLYRHIGILLRELIRSEGARVVVVLEGGYSSGLRKGLPSFIKGLTAGGDELIRGSLEEGSRQYEVLRRLKALIEDSLRGLTLDL, encoded by the coding sequence ATGCCTGAGCTGAGCTTGATCGTTCCCTCCAAGCATGAGCTCCATGCACCTCCCCTTTATCACCCGGAGAGACCCGAGAGGATAGATATCGCTATAGGAGGGTTGAGGGAAGCCGGCTTCGACCTCAGCGTGATGCACCCTGAGCTGAGGGGCCCTGACATACTCACCAAGGTCCATGAGGGAGCTTACGTTGATCATATCAAGAGGGCGTGTGAGCGGGGCCAGGTCTACTTGGATCCCGATACCTACGTGACCGAGCACAGCTTCGAGGTAGCTTTGGAAGCCGCTTGCTGTGCCTACGATGCTGCGGAGAGCATTGCTGAGGGGGAGGAGTTGGCTATCTCGCTAGCGAGGCCTCCAGGCCATCACGCCGGCAGGAGTGGACGGGCCATGGGGTGCCAAACCCTGGGGTTCTGCCTCTTCAATAACGCTGGCGTGGCAGCAGCGAGGCTCCTGGAGAGAGGCATCAGGCCCGTGATGATCCTCGACTTCGACCTGCACCACGGCAACGGGACCCAGGAGATGTTCTGGTACAACCCCGAGGTGGTGCACGTGGACCTGCACGATGCCTACGAGTACCCGGGGACGGGCTGGCCCGAGGACCTGGGAGGAGGTGCCGCTAAGGGCACCAAGGTGAACGTACCCATCCTCCCCGAGTCCAAGGATGATGAATACGCTTTCATCTTGGAGAGGGTCATGCTTCCACTCATATCCCACTTCAAGCCCAGAGCTTTCGTGATCTCAGCTGGTTTCGATGCCCACCTCGGGGAGGGTATGGGGTACCTCAACCTCAGCCCTAGTCTCTATCGGCACATCGGGATCCTCCTGAGGGAGCTGATCAGATCGGAAGGGGCAAGGGTTGTGGTCGTGCTGGAGGGAGGCTACTCATCGGGCCTTAGGAAGGGTTTGCCTTCCTTCATCAAGGGTCTCACTGCGGGTGGTGATGAGCTGATCAGGGGATCGCTCGAGGAGGGCTCGAGGCAATACGAGGTACTCAGGAGGTTGAAGGCGCTGATCGAGGATAGCTTAAGGGGGCTGACGCTCGATCTCTGA
- a CDS encoding HEPN domain-containing protein, protein MITLSLSCLEEAELAFKRKDYPICVRRSQESLEMVAKALLRALAIEYPKAHDVSPALISASSKLPDAIRCRVEHLPSLISELAAVRGIAMYGYEREGIPASKAISEGYAKGVLEEVRGYVGMISEVLIPILKENGFWED, encoded by the coding sequence CTGATTACCTTAAGCCTCTCATGTCTAGAGGAAGCGGAACTAGCTTTCAAACGTAAGGACTATCCGATATGCGTGAGGAGGTCTCAGGAATCCCTGGAGATGGTAGCTAAAGCTCTCCTGAGGGCACTAGCGATAGAGTATCCTAAGGCCCATGACGTGAGCCCCGCCCTCATCTCGGCCTCAAGTAAACTCCCCGATGCAATAAGATGCAGAGTTGAACACCTACCCTCCCTTATCTCCGAGCTAGCTGCTGTAAGGGGGATTGCGATGTACGGATATGAGAGGGAGGGAATACCCGCATCCAAGGCGATCTCCGAGGGATACGCTAAGGGAGTGCTGGAGGAGGTGAGGGGGTATGTTGGCATGATCTCAGAAGTACTTATCCCGATTCTCAAGGAGAATGGGTTCTGGGAGGATTGA
- a CDS encoding CPBP family glutamic-type intramembrane protease, whose protein sequence is MERLLRYLLLTFSITAVLDLAALSSMGYYPPVARLLLALRIAAPALGVVIISLAYFGELSERLLHPSFAHRYLIHSIILPIVIVSLGSLITVLINERISLPSVSLSQLSLSELPSDELVSLMLMVSGFLSGITINALASLIEEIGWRGFMLEETMRYGFLRSSLVVGLAWGVWRLPIGFLYTKVYPKHSDALGLLAFLSLTLVISPILAWLRVRSRSLYPVALFSGVLWSLSNSLAFFLRVEDEILGFPYGLPLLSSLFVVMLSLLKLGERGAVVAGGR, encoded by the coding sequence ATGGAGAGACTCCTGAGGTACCTTCTGCTAACCTTTTCGATTACCGCTGTCCTGGATCTAGCTGCCCTGAGCTCCATGGGCTACTATCCCCCAGTAGCGAGGCTCCTCCTCGCTCTTAGGATAGCTGCCCCTGCCCTGGGGGTAGTTATCATCAGCCTGGCTTACTTCGGGGAGCTTTCGGAGAGACTCCTGCACCCTTCCTTCGCTCACAGGTACTTGATCCACTCCATAATCCTGCCAATAGTCATAGTCTCCCTCGGATCCCTGATCACAGTACTGATCAATGAGAGGATATCTTTACCCTCCGTTAGCCTCTCGCAACTGAGCCTCTCGGAGCTTCCGAGCGATGAGTTAGTGAGCCTCATGCTCATGGTATCTGGATTCCTCTCGGGTATCACGATCAATGCCTTAGCTTCATTGATCGAGGAAATAGGGTGGCGTGGTTTCATGCTCGAGGAGACGATGAGGTACGGTTTCCTCAGATCTTCCTTGGTGGTGGGATTGGCTTGGGGGGTTTGGCGTCTCCCGATCGGCTTCTTGTACACCAAGGTCTACCCCAAGCACTCGGATGCCCTGGGGTTGCTCGCCTTCCTCTCACTAACCCTGGTGATCTCACCGATCCTAGCCTGGCTCAGAGTGAGGAGTAGGAGCTTATACCCCGTCGCTCTGTTTAGCGGAGTTCTCTGGTCCTTATCCAACTCTCTTGCATTTTTCCTAAGGGTAGAGGATGAGATCCTCGGCTTCCCCTATGGCTTACCACTGCTCTCCTCATTGTTCGTGGTGATGCTATCTTTACTCAAGCTAGGAGAGAGGGGCGCGGTCGTCGCGGGAGGGCGGTAG
- a CDS encoding manganese efflux pump MntP family protein, with the protein MDPANLLTSVSLATDCFSVSISNSACLKRFGTREALASATSFGSFQFLMLCVGWLLGASVISYIEDVDHWIAFALLLLVSIRMIKGGDPKMGSTVTLLALSVATSVDAFSVGTAISLVGVDMLAPALTAGISSFLLTLLGYRLGFRFGRTLGRNAERAGGLILVLIGIKVLIEHTVI; encoded by the coding sequence ATGGATCCAGCGAACCTACTGACCTCAGTAAGCTTAGCTACGGATTGCTTCTCTGTCTCTATATCGAACTCCGCATGTCTCAAGAGATTCGGGACTCGGGAAGCTCTAGCATCGGCAACATCCTTCGGCTCCTTTCAGTTCCTCATGCTATGCGTTGGATGGCTTCTAGGAGCTTCTGTAATCAGCTACATAGAGGATGTGGATCACTGGATAGCGTTCGCTCTCCTCCTCCTAGTGAGCATCAGGATGATCAAGGGAGGGGATCCGAAGATGGGCTCGACGGTCACGCTCCTAGCGCTTTCAGTAGCAACTAGCGTAGATGCCTTCTCCGTAGGTACAGCTATCTCCCTGGTGGGCGTTGATATGCTCGCCCCGGCCCTCACCGCTGGCATCTCCTCCTTCCTGCTGACCCTGCTGGGCTACCGACTCGGGTTCAGGTTTGGGAGGACCTTAGGTAGGAACGCTGAGAGGGCAGGAGGTCTCATACTGGTCCTGATAGGGATTAAGGTCCTGATCGAGCATACCGTCATCTAG
- a CDS encoding APC family permease: MPSEGSGGVVPKEVFARRASGLVREAGLLDAFYVGFMNQGPPTALLTVFAWGIWLFPSGDLIHSIWIATSLGVFGAALTWGILGASMPRSGGSYVYNSRILHPAIGMAISFADYFIWWLWGVILAPWVADPGLTTLFGMLEMREAAEWCASPLGMFIIATLVRTVAFLFTLFGLRVYLIHQRIVATLSLIFLIVVGFVISLYTQADFIASWNALAAKYNSLDYEGMIKAAMEADPRVFAPTTGLVYGTLGLVAVHSWWTRYGVEINIIGGEIKRPQRNIMIAQVASVVGPAIIVLSFSFLYPAVVGKDFMYALAVADNVGLKGYNMPFPPNFMGLLRVFVDTATPLGVALAVMMFLSFALNIYIYSVLDFVFASRIAVAWGMDRMGPRWFSEVHPKWASPVKNLIFFYVTSQIGIAYNVFSGASPLSFLDCPATEGISFWLMTAIAALVFPFRKKVRSIWETSPYRRWAILGIPMISIAAIIDLINIGIVEYYYYTAPELEAITIEGIVAFIFVWVGGVLWWAYWRWRNRKEGIDIDLAWRELPPE, translated from the coding sequence ATGCCGTCCGAGGGTAGCGGAGGCGTAGTCCCGAAGGAGGTCTTCGCCAGAAGAGCGAGCGGCCTAGTTAGGGAGGCAGGCCTTCTAGATGCCTTCTACGTTGGCTTCATGAATCAGGGTCCTCCTACCGCTCTCCTAACGGTTTTCGCTTGGGGGATATGGCTCTTCCCATCTGGGGATCTGATACACTCTATATGGATAGCCACCTCGTTGGGGGTCTTCGGCGCAGCGCTCACCTGGGGTATCCTAGGAGCTTCGATGCCCAGGAGCGGGGGTAGCTACGTCTACAACAGCAGGATACTGCACCCAGCCATAGGGATGGCGATCAGTTTCGCCGATTACTTCATCTGGTGGCTCTGGGGGGTGATACTAGCTCCCTGGGTAGCTGATCCCGGCTTAACGACGCTCTTCGGTATGCTTGAGATGAGAGAAGCGGCTGAGTGGTGCGCCTCACCGTTGGGCATGTTCATAATAGCGACTCTCGTGAGAACTGTAGCGTTTCTGTTCACGTTATTCGGCCTCAGGGTTTACCTCATCCATCAGAGGATAGTAGCGACCTTATCGCTCATCTTCCTCATAGTGGTAGGTTTCGTGATAAGCCTGTACACGCAGGCGGACTTCATCGCTTCGTGGAACGCCCTAGCAGCCAAGTACAACTCGTTGGACTACGAGGGCATGATAAAGGCAGCTATGGAAGCTGATCCCAGGGTCTTCGCCCCCACTACGGGCCTGGTTTACGGTACCCTGGGTTTGGTCGCGGTTCACTCCTGGTGGACTAGGTACGGTGTGGAGATCAACATAATAGGAGGGGAGATAAAGAGGCCTCAGAGGAACATAATGATAGCTCAAGTGGCTTCCGTAGTCGGTCCAGCGATAATAGTTCTCTCGTTCTCGTTCCTCTATCCAGCCGTGGTCGGAAAGGACTTCATGTACGCTCTGGCCGTGGCTGACAACGTCGGGCTCAAGGGTTACAACATGCCCTTCCCGCCGAACTTCATGGGTCTACTCAGGGTCTTCGTTGACACAGCAACGCCCTTGGGCGTGGCGTTAGCTGTCATGATGTTCCTGAGCTTCGCTCTCAACATATACATTTACTCCGTGCTGGACTTCGTCTTCGCGAGCAGGATAGCGGTGGCCTGGGGCATGGACAGGATGGGACCCAGGTGGTTCTCCGAGGTGCACCCGAAGTGGGCATCCCCAGTTAAGAACCTGATCTTCTTCTACGTGACCTCGCAGATAGGCATAGCTTACAACGTGTTCAGTGGGGCTAGTCCCCTCTCATTCCTGGACTGTCCGGCGACTGAGGGAATCTCATTCTGGTTGATGACAGCGATAGCTGCGTTGGTATTCCCGTTCAGGAAGAAGGTGAGATCTATATGGGAAACCTCCCCCTACAGGAGGTGGGCAATATTAGGAATCCCGATGATCTCGATAGCCGCTATTATAGACCTGATAAACATAGGGATCGTGGAGTACTACTACTACACGGCACCTGAGCTTGAGGCGATCACGATAGAGGGAATAGTGGCCTTCATCTTCGTTTGGGTAGGAGGAGTCCTCTGGTGGGCATACTGGAGGTGGAGGAACAGGAAGGAGGGCATAGATATAGATCTAGCATGGAGGGAACTGCCTCCCGAGTGA
- a CDS encoding DUF389 domain-containing protein: MRTPLALIALLLLIRFTLVEASPLGIEVVTPRWIDESSEFNLTIMVSGAEGELAGVKVIVLREEAEFITRELILPLSEGVGSTAIRMGPLGGPGAYGIGVKVSVANSTASLYEDLYVAPSIKSVLQLVSKLSEVDRELERVSPILRESASVESMREMRKEIFTEFGSLIKHLIVRESSKDAALLFMSISESIDTLTGELARFKGYEAFLWSALSPLDSSLKLPPETRLFWIRLIPAFAFLLLLLILLLPIYTTDYTGIALYLVEENGKLDDEEEGLLTRINRRAGKLFETLEREVKAAESSRNYFMLILASLLATVGLMTNNLTAIIGSMFLSTLMSVIIASSMILAIHRPGETKSLELFYRGIKHALLGILVVIVSSVLVSLIGSSFVPLQATSELIKRSYPNLADLMIAICAGIAGAVSVVHRGEVGVLVASAIAIALVPPAAAVGISAVLMDPVLFSGALFLLTVNVVALIATGYLTAKVHVIMPILQRMLGSKEWSPVLRIASFTRSWTRVIIGLAGGSSLKDSLTAVLRRISSLALLPITALLLAVLITTDFPTLISSAHLTLLDLISSFSELLFPSLRVPKWAPLLLSSLIAVLSASALVTRLSGFRERRSYGNLLEIALLFTLLWLSLGYVLGIHLLSSIAAVFTISLVSAVVISLRKSFWKAGFALKLFLVLTFAVLLVNSASVFGEMSVRQRLYSSGFIEVSRVLISSYVGVLPEDVTINFEGSDRVVATIKVDLMRLDGLRDVKGIEGIIEDSLKEITGREFRVSVEFVVKPP, translated from the coding sequence ATGAGGACCCCTCTAGCTCTGATCGCCCTGCTCCTCCTCATACGGTTTACCCTGGTGGAAGCCTCCCCGTTGGGCATCGAGGTGGTAACGCCTCGGTGGATCGATGAGTCCTCCGAGTTCAACCTGACCATTATGGTATCAGGAGCTGAAGGTGAGCTCGCGGGCGTGAAGGTGATCGTCCTGAGGGAGGAGGCCGAATTTATCACGAGGGAATTGATCTTGCCCCTATCCGAGGGGGTCGGTAGCACCGCAATCCGAATGGGCCCTCTGGGAGGGCCCGGAGCTTACGGGATTGGCGTGAAGGTATCGGTAGCTAACTCAACTGCGTCACTTTACGAGGATCTGTACGTCGCCCCATCGATCAAGAGCGTCCTTCAACTCGTCTCCAAGCTCTCGGAGGTGGATAGGGAACTGGAGAGGGTGAGCCCTATCCTCAGGGAGAGTGCGTCCGTGGAGTCGATGAGGGAAATGCGTAAGGAGATCTTCACGGAGTTCGGGAGCCTCATAAAGCACCTCATCGTTAGGGAGAGCTCCAAGGATGCTGCGCTCTTATTCATGAGCATCTCAGAATCTATTGATACGCTGACAGGCGAGTTAGCCCGCTTCAAGGGCTATGAGGCCTTCCTATGGTCAGCTCTGTCACCGCTGGACTCCTCCCTCAAGCTTCCCCCCGAGACCAGGCTTTTCTGGATCAGGTTGATCCCGGCCTTCGCGTTCCTTCTGCTCCTCCTGATCCTCCTCCTCCCCATCTACACTACCGATTACACCGGGATAGCGCTCTACCTGGTCGAGGAGAACGGGAAGCTGGATGATGAAGAGGAGGGCTTACTAACCAGGATCAATAGGAGAGCTGGTAAGCTATTTGAGACCCTGGAGAGGGAAGTTAAGGCCGCAGAGAGCTCTAGGAATTATTTTATGTTGATCCTCGCTAGCTTATTGGCTACAGTAGGTCTGATGACGAATAATCTGACTGCTATAATAGGCTCCATGTTCCTATCAACTCTCATGAGCGTTATAATCGCTAGTTCGATGATCTTAGCCATCCACAGACCAGGTGAGACGAAATCACTGGAGCTCTTCTACAGGGGGATCAAGCACGCTTTGCTCGGCATTCTGGTAGTTATAGTGTCCTCCGTACTCGTATCCCTCATCGGAAGCTCCTTCGTCCCCCTTCAGGCGACCTCGGAGCTCATAAAGAGGAGCTACCCCAACCTAGCTGATCTGATGATAGCGATATGCGCCGGCATCGCGGGAGCGGTCTCAGTAGTGCATAGGGGTGAGGTGGGCGTCCTCGTAGCTTCAGCTATAGCGATAGCCCTGGTCCCCCCGGCAGCTGCCGTAGGGATCTCAGCGGTGCTGATGGACCCTGTTCTCTTCTCAGGGGCCCTCTTCCTTCTCACCGTCAACGTGGTAGCTTTGATCGCGACAGGCTACCTCACGGCCAAGGTTCACGTGATAATGCCCATCCTCCAACGCATGCTGGGATCGAAGGAGTGGAGCCCCGTCCTCAGGATCGCTTCCTTCACGAGGTCATGGACCAGGGTGATCATAGGGCTTGCGGGGGGCAGTTCGCTCAAAGACTCCCTCACCGCGGTACTGAGGAGGATCTCATCTCTAGCTCTCCTCCCCATCACAGCCTTGCTTCTAGCTGTCCTCATAACCACAGATTTCCCTACACTGATATCGTCAGCTCACTTAACGCTTCTGGATCTGATATCAAGCTTCTCCGAGCTCCTCTTCCCCTCTCTGAGAGTGCCCAAGTGGGCTCCCCTGCTGCTCAGCTCACTCATAGCAGTGCTCTCCGCATCGGCTCTGGTGACCAGGTTGAGCGGATTCAGGGAGCGTCGAAGCTACGGGAACCTGCTTGAGATAGCGCTGCTATTCACCCTGCTCTGGCTCAGCTTAGGTTACGTCCTCGGGATCCACCTACTGAGCTCCATAGCCGCTGTCTTCACGATATCCTTAGTTTCAGCGGTGGTGATCTCCCTAAGAAAGTCATTTTGGAAAGCTGGATTTGCTCTGAAGCTTTTCCTGGTCCTCACGTTCGCCGTGTTACTGGTGAACAGCGCCTCCGTCTTCGGTGAGATGAGCGTCAGGCAGAGGCTCTACTCCAGCGGGTTCATTGAAGTATCCAGAGTGCTGATCTCCTCCTATGTCGGGGTCCTCCCTGAGGACGTTACCATCAACTTCGAGGGATCCGATAGGGTTGTAGCTACTATAAAGGTCGATCTAATGAGATTAGATGGTTTAAGGGATGTTAAAGGGATAGAGGGGATTATAGAGGATTCCCTGAAGGAGATCACCGGTAGGGAATTTAGAGTAAGTGTTGAATTCGTGGTGAAGCCACCTTAG
- a CDS encoding nucleotidyltransferase domain-containing protein: protein MSHWNWLIDPLTAKFGEHLVSIVVFGSFARGEAREGSDLDLLIVVEELPDDADRVKLSVDVLRSLRPPEDFPRTLSPVVMTVREVERRPPILLDMVYDSLILLDRDGFMGRVLRELRSKLKEMGAMRVKAGNGWYWVLKPDAKLGEVVEI, encoded by the coding sequence ATGTCGCACTGGAACTGGCTCATCGATCCCCTCACCGCCAAATTCGGGGAGCATCTAGTATCCATAGTTGTGTTCGGCTCCTTCGCGAGGGGTGAGGCGAGGGAGGGGAGCGACTTGGATCTGCTGATAGTGGTCGAGGAGCTCCCCGATGATGCGGATAGGGTCAAGTTATCCGTTGACGTGCTGAGGTCACTAAGACCCCCGGAGGACTTCCCGAGGACCTTATCACCGGTTGTAATGACTGTAAGGGAGGTGGAGAGGCGTCCTCCTATACTGCTCGACATGGTGTATGACTCACTGATCCTCCTCGATAGGGACGGGTTCATGGGAAGGGTCCTGAGGGAGCTGAGGAGTAAGTTAAAGGAGATGGGTGCTATGAGGGTGAAAGCGGGGAACGGGTGGTACTGGGTACTGAAACCGGATGCGAAGCTAGGTGAGGTGGTTGAGATCTGA
- a CDS encoding DUF554 domain-containing protein translates to MLGTLVNAATVTLGSILGLILGKNFSESLREKLLLVIGLFTLYLAVTMMLKAERGIGLILGLLLGTLIGHYLNLERRLEDLSSKLNKRIHRDSKFVDGILIPFLTFCIGPMTLVGSLRDGMGDPSIILTKSIMDGFSSVAFASAFGVGVLLSAIPLLIFQGSLSLIGMFLGESLPQAVICDITGAGGVILLALAIRILGSRRVEVSDMLPSLLVVPLLSSLVQM, encoded by the coding sequence ATGCTCGGTACGCTCGTCAACGCTGCCACAGTAACCTTAGGTTCGATCCTCGGTTTGATCCTAGGTAAGAACTTCAGTGAGTCCCTGAGGGAGAAGCTGCTCCTCGTGATAGGTCTCTTCACCCTGTACTTAGCTGTCACGATGATGTTGAAAGCGGAGAGAGGGATTGGTCTCATCCTAGGTCTCCTCTTAGGTACTCTCATAGGCCACTACCTGAACTTAGAGAGGAGGCTTGAGGATCTATCCTCTAAGCTTAATAAGAGGATCCATAGGGACTCTAAGTTCGTTGATGGGATTCTTATCCCATTCCTGACTTTCTGCATTGGTCCGATGACGCTAGTCGGCTCGCTGAGGGATGGGATGGGTGATCCGTCCATAATACTCACTAAATCCATCATGGACGGGTTCAGCTCGGTAGCATTTGCTTCAGCGTTTGGGGTCGGTGTGCTGCTCTCTGCGATCCCGCTGCTGATCTTTCAGGGGTCCCTGAGTTTGATAGGTATGTTCTTAGGAGAGTCCCTGCCTCAAGCGGTGATATGCGACATCACGGGAGCTGGTGGTGTTATCCTCCTAGCGTTAGCCATCAGGATCCTCGGTTCAAGGAGGGTGGAGGTCTCCGATATGCTACCGAGTCTTCTGGTAGTCCCTCTCCTCTCCTCACTGGTTCAGATGTGA